Sequence from the Candidatus Bathyarchaeia archaeon genome:
TTTTAAGGAAGATAAGGAATTTACTTGGAAACAAGTGATATGAGTGCATAGAAATGACATATAGCGCTAAACAACCTTCTAATGATTTGAAGCAGATTAAGGCAGTACTATTTGACCTATTTGATACATTACTCTTAATTAGGGTTAATGAAAATATTGGCGAGAACTGCTTAAAAAGCGTTTACAAATTTTTAAGCACCAATGGGATCAATGTTTCCTTCAATGATTTTAGGCGGGTGTACTCAGAGGTGCGTAGCCAAATATATGAGAGGATGAGTAGGAATTTTGAGGAGCCGCACTTTAGCGTCAGAGTCTCGCAAACCCTCATTAAGCTAGGCTATAATTATGATTCAAAGAGCAATATTGCAAAGGGGGCGGCTGACGCATATTCGGAGGAATTTTCACGTTATATTTATTTGGATGAGGATGCCATTCAAGTCCTTCGGAGCTTACGTAGCGATGGACATAAAACTGGCGTCATTTCAAACTTTGCCATACCAGAATGCGTCCATAGACTAACTACAATATATGGGTTAAGGGAGCTCCTAGACATAATTGTTGTTTCAGCTGAGGTGAATAAGCGTAAACCAAGCCCATATATCTTTGAATATGCACTAAATCTTCTAGGAGTTAACGCCTCAGAAGCAATCTTCATCGGTGATGAAGATTGCTTCATCGGTGACACACCCGACATAGACATT
This genomic interval carries:
- a CDS encoding HAD family hydrolase, whose protein sequence is MTYSAKQPSNDLKQIKAVLFDLFDTLLLIRVNENIGENCLKSVYKFLSTNGINVSFNDFRRVYSEVRSQIYERMSRNFEEPHFSVRVSQTLIKLGYNYDSKSNIAKGAADAYSEEFSRYIYLDEDAIQVLRSLRSDGHKTGVISNFAIPECVHRLTTIYGLRELLDIIVVSAEVNKRKPSPYIFEYALNLLGVNASEAIFIGDEDCFIGDTPDIDIRGAKNVGMKTVLIERKSSSLKEEDKPDFTIKRLSDILKILKGE